In one Enterobacteriaceae endosymbiont of Donacia sparganii genomic region, the following are encoded:
- the typA gene encoding translational GTPase TypA, translating to MKKVRNIAIVAHIDHGKTTLIDRLLQESNNFKSIKNSFKNQNNINRIMDSNELEKEKGITIFSKNTSIFWKDYKINIIDTPGHADFGAEVERILSMVDSVLLLVDAVEGPMPQTRFVTLKAFAYKLKPIVIINKIDRKFIRPDWVINKIFDLFVNLNASDEQLDFPIIYTSALKGTSGYNINEMKNNMNILYETIINHVPCPKGDINKPFQMQISQIEYNNYIGNICIGLIKRGKIKINQYVTFIKHNKIFKKAKILYIIFNIGLKITYANTAKTGDIIGIAGTGFEKINISDTVCDINHYSPLPLLIIEKPKISMLFHVNNSPFTGMEGKHITSNKIFDRINKECFHDVALQIKKTKNNNIFHVSGRGELHLVILIENMRKEGFELLVSKPQVISRIINGKKQEPFEILTLDFEKNKKGNIIQLISKRKAIINNITLDDSNNRIIIEAVISSKGLIGLRNEFINITSGTGIINSSFSHYDVNNYNIIGERNNGVLISNKEGYAVAFSLYNLQPRGKLFINPGEKIYEGQIIGIHNKPDDLVVNCLINKKLTNMRASGNDNSINLISVKKMSLEEAINFINNDELVEITPKSIRIRKKYLTKSQRKLKQKI from the coding sequence ATGAAAAAAGTACGTAATATAGCTATTGTCGCTCATATAGATCATGGAAAAACTACACTAATAGATAGATTATTACAAGAATCTAATAATTTTAAAAGTATTAAAAATTCTTTTAAAAATCAAAATAATATAAATAGAATAATGGATAGTAATGAATTAGAAAAGGAAAAAGGAATAACTATTTTTTCAAAAAATACATCTATTTTTTGGAAAGATTATAAAATTAATATAATTGATACTCCAGGACATGCTGATTTTGGTGCAGAGGTAGAACGTATTTTATCAATGGTAGATTCTGTTTTATTATTAGTTGATGCTGTTGAAGGACCTATGCCTCAAACTAGATTTGTTACGTTAAAAGCTTTTGCCTATAAATTAAAACCTATTGTTATAATAAATAAAATAGATAGAAAATTTATTAGACCAGATTGGGTTATTAACAAAATATTTGATTTATTTGTTAATTTAAACGCTTCTGATGAACAACTTGATTTTCCGATAATATATACATCTGCTCTTAAAGGAACTTCTGGATATAATATAAATGAAATGAAAAATAATATGAATATCTTATATGAAACAATTATTAATCACGTTCCTTGTCCAAAGGGAGATATTAATAAACCATTTCAAATGCAAATATCTCAAATAGAATATAATAATTATATTGGAAATATTTGTATTGGTTTAATAAAAAGAGGAAAAATTAAAATAAATCAATATGTAACTTTTATTAAACATAATAAAATATTTAAAAAAGCTAAAATTTTATATATTATATTTAATATAGGTTTAAAAATTACATATGCTAATACAGCTAAAACAGGAGATATTATTGGAATTGCTGGTACAGGATTTGAAAAAATAAATATTTCTGATACAGTTTGTGATATTAATCACTATTCCCCCTTACCTCTATTAATTATAGAAAAGCCTAAAATTAGTATGTTATTTCATGTAAATAATTCTCCATTTACAGGTATGGAAGGTAAACATATTACATCTAATAAAATATTTGATAGAATTAATAAAGAATGTTTTCATGATGTTGCTTTACAAATTAAAAAAACTAAAAATAATAATATTTTTCATGTTTCTGGTAGAGGAGAATTACATTTAGTTATTTTGATAGAAAATATGAGAAAAGAAGGATTTGAATTATTAGTATCTAAACCTCAAGTTATATCTAGAATTATTAATGGAAAAAAACAAGAACCATTTGAAATATTAACTTTAGATTTTGAAAAAAACAAAAAAGGCAATATAATACAATTAATTAGTAAAAGGAAAGCAATTATAAATAATATTACTTTAGATGATTCTAATAATAGAATAATAATTGAAGCAGTTATTTCAAGTAAAGGTTTAATTGGTCTTAGAAATGAATTTATAAATATAACATCAGGTACTGGAATAATAAATTCTTCTTTTAGTCATTATGATGTAAATAATTATAATATAATTGGAGAAAGAAATAATGGTGTTTTAATTTCAAATAAAGAAGGTTATGCAGTTGCATTTTCTTTATATAATTTACAACCTAGAGGTAAATTATTTATTAATCCAGGAGAAAAAATATATGAAGGACAAATTATTGGAATACATAATAAACCTGATGATCTTGTTGTAAATTGCTTAATTAATAAAAAATTAACTAATATGAGAGCTTCAGGAAACGATAATTCTATTAATTTAATTTCTGTTAAAAAGATGTCATTAGAAGAAGCAATAAATTTTATTAATAATGATGAATTAGTAGAAATTACTCCGAAATCAATTCGTATTAGAAAAAAATATTTAACAAAATCCCAGCGTAAATTAAAACAAAAAATATAA